The proteins below are encoded in one region of Brassica napus cultivar Da-Ae chromosome A6, Da-Ae, whole genome shotgun sequence:
- the BNAA06G27630D gene encoding uncharacterized protein BNAA06G27630D, producing MSFHRRTFSYDKLPTEPIRLSVLKLDGSSFDVHVTSSASVKDLKNAIETAFSHVPKKGPTKISWPHVWGHFCLCFGDQKLVTDTECIGSYGMKDGDEVRFKNHVSGNAVLNKGYSRKSKQKNSERVGPKDEDEEANRIEEIDQGSWDDLEKGSLVRYKDDGLETSPREHRTCMNTLRGCCFAFGLRELFGFGNDRSYYSLRDTWRDD from the exons ATGAGCTTTCATCGCCGGACTTTTTCATACGATAAGCTTCCTACCGAACCTATTAGGCTCTCCGTTCTCAAACTAGATGGCTCTTCCTTCG ATGTTCACGTAACGAGCTCGGCGAGCGTTAAGGATCTTAAGAATGCCATAGAGACTGCCTTTAGCCACGTTCCCAAGAAGGGCCCCACCAAGATCTCATG GCCACACGTGTGGGGGCATTTCTGCTTGTGTTTTGGGGATCAGAAGCTGGTCACCGATACGGAGTGCATCGGAAGTTATGGGATGAAGGACGGTGATGAG GTAAGGTTCAAGAACCATGTGTCAGGCAATGCTGTATTGAACAAGGGATACTCTAGAAAATCCAAACAAAAGAACTC AGAGAGGGTAGGGCCAAAggatgaagatgaggaagctAATAGGATAGAGGAGATTGATCAAGGCTCTTGGGATGATCTCGAGAAAGGAAGCTTAGTTAGGTACAAAGACGATGGCTTAGAAACTTCACCAAGGGAACACAGGACTTGTATGAACACTCTCCGAGGTTGCTGCTTTGCTTTTGGTTTAAGGGAGCTTTTTGGGTTTGGCAATGATAGAAGCTATTACTCTTTAAGAGATACTTGGAGAGACGATTGA
- the BNAA06G27620D gene encoding glycosyltransferase BC10, producing MLALYFILLVCVPLAIIMTFTAPRLAITVAVNQPAYLVIQNSNKSLTPHRAITSQQLDNDELLLRQASKANPKPPPKLPKKLAFMFLTTTSLPLAPLWELFFNQTSYYNSLYNVYVHADPAQKHKPGFFDNRIIPSSKPAYRHTPTLISAARRLLAHALLDDPSNYMFILLSPSCIPLHSFNFTYNTLASSTKSFIEILTNEPGWYDRWAARGPYAMLPEVPPEEFRIGSQFWTLTRSHAKMVVSDVEIWSKFNKPCVRKDTCYPEEHYFPTLLHMRDPQGCVSATLTHVDWSVSDHGHPRTYKPSEVGAELIQKLRSARLRYGDGGGTRKDSFLFARKFSPAGISQLMNIARDAILN from the coding sequence ATGTTGGCTTTGTATTTCATTCTACTTGTTTGCGTGCCCTTAGCTATCATCATGACCTTCACGGCTCCTCGACTAGCCATCACTGTCGCCGTTAATCAACCGGCCTACTTAGTCATACAAAACTCCAATAAGAGCCTTACACCTCACCGAGCAATAACTTCTCAGCAACTAGATAACGATGAGTTGCTGCTTCGTCAAGCTTCTAAAGCCAATCCAAAACCGCCACCTAAACTTCCCAAGAAGCTAGCTTTCATGTTCTTAACAACAACTTCTCTTCCATTGGCACCACTTTGGGAGCTTTTCTTCAACCAAACCTCTTATTACAACTCTCTCTACAATGTGTACGTGCATGCTGACCCGGCTCAAAAACACAAACCGGGTTTCTTCGATAACCGGATCATACCATCCTCAAAACCGGCTTACCGTCACACCCCAACACTCATCTCAGCAGCGCGTCGTTTACTCGCTCACGCGCTTCTCGACGACCCTTCGAACTACATGTTCATCCTTCTCTCCCCTTCTTGCATTCCACTTCACTCCTTTAACTTTACCTACAACACACTCGCCTCCTCCACAAAGAGCTTCATCGAGATTCTCACCAACGAGCCAGGGTGGTACGACAGATGGGCGGCGCGTGGCCCTTACGCGATGCTTCCCGAGGTTCCACCTGAGGAGTTTCGAATAGGCTCACAGTTCTGGACGCTGACAAGAAGCCATGCGAAGATGGTTGTGAGTGACGTGGAGATATGGTCCAAGTTCAACAAGCCTTGCGTAAGGAAAGACACGTGTTACCCCGAGGAGCATTACTTCCCTACGCTCCTCCACATGCGTGATCCACAAGGGTGTGTATCCGCTACGCTCACGCACGTTGATTGGAGTGTTAGCGACCATGGTCATCCCCGAACGTATAAACCATCTGAGGTTGGGGCTGAACTTATACAAAAGCTGAGAAGTGCACGTCTTAGGTACGGAGACGGCGGCGGAACGAGGAAGGACTCATTTCTGTTCGCACGGAAGTTCTCTCCGGCGGGGATCAGTCAGCTCATGAACATTGCAAGAGACGCCATCTTAAATTGA
- the LOC106348525 gene encoding probable sucrose-phosphate synthase 2, translating into MVGNDWVNSYLEAILAAEPGIGDSKYSDSKSSLLLRERGHFSPTRYFVEEVITGFDETDLHRSWIQAAATRSPQERNTRLENLCWRIWNLARQKKQVAGKYAKRTAKRHLLRERARLEATADMSEDLSEGEKADVPGEILTPTDSSKGRMSRISSVDVFENWFAQHKEKKLYIVLISLHGLIRGENMELGRDSDTGGQVKYVVELARALGSMPGVYRVDLLTRQVSAPDVDWSYAEPSEMLNPLESDTDQEHGESSGAYIIRIPFGPKDKYVEKELLWPHIPEFVDRALSHVMQMSKALSEHIGGGKPVWPVAIHGHYADAGDSTALLSGALNVPMVFTGHSLGRDKLEQLLKQGRPKEEINSNYKIMRRIEAEELCLDASEIIITSTRQEIEEQWRLYDGFDPVLERKLRARMKRGVSCHGRFMPRMVVIPPGMEFHHIVPHDVDNDGEGARDDENPQSPDPPIWSEIMRFFSNPRKPMILALARPDPKKNLVTLVKAFGECRPLRELANLTLIMGNRDDINELSSTNASVLLSILKLIDKYDLYGQVAMPKHHKQSDVPEIYRLGAKTKGVFINPAVIEPFGLTLIEAGAHGLPIVATKNGGPVDINRVLDNGLLVDPHDQQAIADALLKLVSDKNLWTRCRQNGLKNIHLFSWPEHCKTYLSRIAACKQRHPQWQSTDFENSDPDSPSDSLRDINDISLNLKLSLDGEKGEGKSTNLDAEENSGERKAKIEKAVSTLAPKSTSPDKVYGSGKIPTLKRRKYIFVISVDCDKASDLLEVVKTVIDVGGRNGSSIGFILSTSMNVSETHSTIISGGLNPQDFDAVICNSGSELYFTSSASEDKTKLPYALESDYHSHIEYRWGGESLRKTLVRWISSVHEKKKRQHDGEILSEDESSSSNYCLSFKVKEPTLVPPVKELRKLMRVQALRCNAVYCKGGTKLNVIPVLASRSQALRYLLVRWGVDLSKMVVFVGDSGDTDYEGLLGGVHKTVIVKGVASDATARVLHGNRSYPLEDVTPVNSPNITEAEQCDRDCIKAALEKLGVKI; encoded by the exons ATGGTGGGAAACGACTGGGTGAACAGTTACCTGGAGGCGATCCTCGCCGCGGAACCGGGGATCGGCGATTCCAAATACAGCGACTCCAAATCCTCGCTGCTTCTGAGAGAGCGTGGCCATTTCAGTCCCACTCGTTATTTCGTTGAGGAGGTCATCACTGGATTCGATGAGACCGATCTCCACCGCTCTTGGATTCAG GCTGCTGCAACGAGAAGTCCGCAGGAGAGGAACACGAGGCTGGAGAATCTCTGCTGGAGGATTTGGAATCTCGCTCGCCAGAAGAAGCAG GTTGCAGGGAAGTATGCTAAGCGTACTGCGAAACGTCATCTCTTGCGAGAGAGAGCACGCTTGGAGGCTACTGCTGATATGTCAGAGGACTTATCGGAAGGAGAGAAAGCTGACGTGCCTGGTGAGATTCTTACTCCCACTGATAGCAGCAAAGGGAGAATGTCTCGGATCAGCTCTGTTGATGTGTTTGAGAATTGGTTTGCTCAGCACAAAGAAAAGAAGCTTTACATCGTCTTAATAAG TCTTCATGGTTTGATACGAGGTGAGAACATGGAGCTTGGTCGGGACTCTGATACCGGTGGCCAG GTGAAGTATGTTGTGGAGCTTGCAAGGGCTTTGGGATCAATGCCGGGAGTCTACCGGGTTGATTTGCTGACCCGTCAGGTATCAGCACCGGATGTTGACTGGAGCTACGCTGAACCATCTGAGATGCTTAATCCTCTGGAATCAGACACAGATCAGGAGCATGGAGAGAGTAGTGGAGCTTATATAATCCGTATACCATTCGGTCCAAAAGATAAATATGTAGAGAAAGAGCTCCTCTGGCCTCATATCCCTGAGTTTGTTGACAGGGCGCTTAGCCATGTCATGCAGATGTCCAAAGCTCTTAGTGAGCATATCGGTGGTGGGAAACCGGTTTGGCCTGTTGCTATTCACGGGCACTATGCGGATGCAGGAGATTCCACCGCACTTCTCTCGGGGGCTCTAAATGTACCGATGGTTTTCACCGGACATTCTCTGGGTCGTGATAAGCTGGAGCAACTCCTGAAACAAGGCCGGCCGAAAGAAGAGATAAATTCTAACTACAAAATAATGAGGCGGATTGAGGCAGAGGAGCTATGCCTTGATGCCTCTGAGATTATTATAACTAGCACAAGGCAAGAGATTGAAGAGCAGTGGCGTCTTTATGATGGTTTTGATCCAGTTTTGGAGCGAAAACTCAGAGCTAGGATGAAAAGGGGTGTGAGCTGTCATGGCAGATTTATGCCTCGCATGGTG GTGATTCCTCCAGGCATGGAATTTCATCACATTGTACCGCATGATGTGGATAACGATGGGGAAGGAGCTAGAGACGATGAAAATCCACAATCTCCTGATCCGCCAATTTGGTCTGAG ATTATGCGTTTCTTTTCTAACCCACGCAAGCCCATGATACTCGCTCTTGCTCGGCCAGACCCTAAGAAAAACTTGGTAACTCTAGTCAAAGCATTTGGAGAATGTCGTCCATTAAGGGAACTTGCTAACCTT ACTTTGATAATGGGAAACCGAGATGATATCAATGAATTGTCTAGCACCAATGCTTCGGTGCTTCTTTCCATTCTGAAACTGATCGACAAGTATGATCTTTATGGTCAAGTGGCAATGCCTAAGCATCACAAACAATCGGATGTTCCAGAGATTTACCGCTTAGGAGCCAAAACAAAA GGAGTTTTTATCAATCCAGCTGTGATTGAACCATTTGGACTGACTCTTATTGAG GCAGGAGCTCATGGATTGCCCATTGTTGCAACAAAAAATGGAGGTCCCGTCGACATTAACCGG GTTCTTGACAATGGTCTTTTGGTTGACCCTCATGATCAGCAAGCTATAGCTGATGCTCTCCTGAAACTGGTTTCAGACAAAAATCTCTGGACAAGATGCAGACAGAACGGCCTAAAAAACATACACCTATTTTCTTGGCCAGAGCACTGTAAGACCTACCTGTCTCGCATAGCAGCGTGCAAGCAAAGACATCCTCAGTGGCAGAGCACTGATTTTGAAAACTCTGACCCTGATTCACCTAGTGATTCACTCAGAGACATCAATGATATCTCTCTGAACCTAAAACTTTCCTTAGACGGAGAGAAAGGAGAAGGTAAGAGTACCAATTTAGATGCTGAAGAGAACTCTGGTGAAAGAAAAGCGAAGATAGAGAAAGCTGTTTCAACACTGGCGCCAAAGAGCACATCGCCGGACAAGGTCTATGGAAGTGGCAAGATTCCGACTCTGAAAAGACGGAAGTATATCTTTGTTATCTCCGTGGACTGTGACAAAGCCTCAGATCTTCTTGAAGTGGTTAAAACAGTTATTGATGTGGGCGGAAGAAACGGGTCTTCGATAGGATTCATCCTCTCAACCTCAATGAACGTATCCGAGACTCATTCCACAATTATTTCAGGAGGCTTAAACCCTCAAGATTTTGACGCCGTGATCTGCAACAGCGGAAGTGAACTCTACTTCACATCCTCTGCATCTGAAGACAAGACCAAACTACCTTATGCGCTAGAATCAGATTACCATTCACACATAGAGTACAGGTGGGGAGGAGAGAGCCTGAGAAAGACTTTGGTCCGTTGGATCAGTTCAGTacacgagaagaagaagaggcaacATGATGGCGAGATTCTATCGGAAGATGAATCTTCCTCATCTAACTACTGCCTATCTTTCAAAGTCAAAGAGCCGACTCTG GTACCTCCGGTAAAGGAGCTGAGAAAGTTGATGAGAGTTCAGGCTTTGCGTTGCAATGCAGTATACTGCAAAGGAGGAACTAAGCTCAACGTAATCCCTGTCCTTGCTTCACGATCTCAGGCCCTCAG GTATTTGCTGGTGAGGTGGGGAGTGGATTTATCGAAGATGGTGGTTTTCGTGGGAGACAGCGGAGACACGGACTACGAAGGGCTGCTTGGAGGAGTGCACAAAACAGTAATAGTCAAAGGTGTAGCGAGTGATGCAACCGCACGTGTGCTTCATGGCAACAGAAGCTACCCACTAGAGGACGTGACTCCAGTTAACAGTCCCAACATCACCGAAGCGGAACAATGTGACCGCGACTGCATTAAGGCTGCTCTTGAGAAGCTCGGCGTAAAAATCTGA
- the LOC106348527 gene encoding probable glycosyltransferase At5g25310 gives MDKHQHTRLYFLSICIGSIALVFAISRCSISFFDYSLQKLEFSFPESELRRSFYNAGDENRAVDSRDVVSQQILSVRSRNDTLQSKPEKKKKKLNRRRTVEVGLSKARASIREAASSNRNATLFSVDLPNAQVYRNPSALSQSYLEMEKRFKVYVYEEGEPPLVHDGPCKSVYAVEGRFIMEMEKSRTKFRTYDPDQAHVYFLPFSVTWLVTYLYQYNYDAEPLRTFASDYVRLISSKHPFWNRTSGADHFMLACHDWGPLTSKANEDLFHKSIRVMCNANSSEGFNPAKDATLPEIKLYGGEVHPQLRLSKILMTSPRPHLAFFAGGVHGPVRPILLDHWKQRDPDMPVFEYLPKHLNYYDFMRSSKFCFCPSGYEVASPRLIEAIYSECIPVILSVNFVLPFSDILRWETFSVQVDVSEIPRLKEILTSISDEKYQSLKRNLRYVRRHFELNDPPKRYDAFHMILHSIWLRRLNLRLT, from the exons ATGGATAAGCATCAACACACGAGACTCTATTTCTTATCGATCTGCATCGGATCAATCGCACTCGTATTCGCGATCTCTCGCTGCTCGATCTCCTTCTTCGACTACTCTCTTCAGAAACTCGAGTTCTCTTTCCCGGAAAGCGAGCTGCGACGAAGCTTTTACAATGCGGGAGACGAGAACAGAGCCGTGGATTCTCGTGATGTCGTCTCTCAGCAGATCCTCTCCGTCAGATCGAGGAACGACACT TTACAGAGTAaaccggagaagaagaagaagaagctaaacCGGAGAAGAACGGTGGAAGTAGGACTAAGCAAAGCAAGAGCTTCGATACGAGaagcagcttcttctaaccgtAACGCTACATTGTTCAGCGTTGATCTTCCCAACGCACAAGTCTACCGTAATCCCTCAGCTTTATCTCA gaGTTACTTGGAGATGGAGAAGAGGTTTAAGGTGTATGTATACGAAGAAGGCGAGCCACCGTTAGTTCACGACGGACCTTGCAAGAGCGTGTACGCGGTTGAAGGCAGATTCATTATGGAGATGGAGAAAAGTAGGACTAAGTTCCGTACATACGACCCTGACCAAGCCCATGTTTACTTCTTGCCCTTTAGTGTTACTTGGCTGGTCACATACTTGTACCAATATAACTATGACGCTGAACCTCTCAGAACTTTTGCTTCTGACTACGTCAGATTGATATCTAGTAAACACCCTTTCTGGAACCGAACCAGTGGAGCTGATCACTTCATGCTTGCGTGCCACGATTGG GGACCTCTCACTTCAAAAGCCAATGAAGATCTCTTCCACAAATCAATCCGAGTCATGTGCAATGCTAACTCATCAGAAGGGTTTAACCCCGCAAAAGACGCGACTCTCCCTGAGATCAAACTCTACGGTGGTGAAGTTCATCCCCAACTCCGCCTCTCCAAAATCCTCATGACATCCCCAAGGCCACACCTCGCCTTCTTCGCAGGTGGAGTCCACGGTCCTGTCCGTCCCATTCTCTTAGACCACTGGAAACAACGTGACCCTGACATGCCAGTGTTCGAATACCTTCCAAAACACTTGAACTACTACGACTTCATGAGAAGCTCGAAGTTCTGTTTCTGTCCCAGTGGCTACGAGGTAGCTAGCCCTAGACTCATCGAAGCCATCTACTCCGAGTGCATCCCCGTCATCCTCTCCGTTAACTTTGTCTTGCCCTTCAGTGATATCCTTCGTTGGGAGACTTTCTCTGTACAGGTCGACGTCTCAGAGATTCCGAGGCTCAAGGAGATTCTAACGTCCATATCCGATGAGAAATACCAAAGTCTTAAACGTAATCTAAGGTACGTGAGGAGACATTTCGAGCTCAACGATCCACCTAAGAGGTACGATGCGTTTCACATGATACTTCACTCCATTTGGCTACGTAGGCTTAACTTGAGGCTCACGTAA
- the LOC106348526 gene encoding ACT domain-containing protein ACR2: MQKVCWPYFDPDFDNLGERIYGPPCRVYIDNDSIQDCTVVKVNSENKQVLLLEVVQILTDMNLIITKSYISSDGGWFMDVFHVKDEHGSKLTDKTVINHIKHAIGTSRRESDSVKASEANDNANNNPLEPPLIDHGEHTAIEMTGTDRPGLFSEIFAAFADLHCNVLEAHAWSHNARLACIAYVSDDSTHAPIDDPSRLASIEDHLSTVIRATADPASNSTHVGHKENETDRFLAGQGKGCMNSNVERRLHQLMLSVRDFDEPFCGGGGASSLSLFSSKVEYCERKTTSVSIGSCEDRGYSIVTVKSKDRRRLMFDTICTLIDMQYVIFHAALRSDGADAFQEYFIRHVDGRALNTEGEKERVIKCLEAAIERRVCEGVKLELCAENRVGLLSDISRVLRENGLTVVRADVETQGQKSLNAFYVRDISGNKIDMEFVESVKKEMRPIHLEVKNEDRPEDRREQLALAAPQQQPQVHRFSLGEILRSQIERLSHNFVPTK, from the exons ATGCAGAAAGTTTGCTGGCCTTACTTTGATCCTGATTTTGACAATCTTGGTGAACGCATTTATGGTCCACC ATGCAGGGTCTACATAGACAACGACAGCATCCAAGATTGCACCGTTGTGAAG GTGAATAGTGAGAACAAACAAGTACTTCTTCTAGAAGTGGTGCAGATCTTGACAGACATGAATCTTATCATCACCAAGAGTTACATCTCTTCTGATGGCGGATGGTTCATGGATG TTTTCCATGTTAAAGACGAGCACGGCAGTAAACTCACTGACAAAACCGTCATCAACCACATCAAACAT GCCATTGGCACGAGTAGGCGAGAGTCTGACTCTGTAAAGGCCAGTGAAGCCAATGACAACGCAAACAACAACCCTTTGGAACCTCCATTGATAGATCATGGTGAGCACACAGCGATAGAGATGACAGGAACAGACAGACCAGGCCTCTTCTCAGAGATATTCGCTGCTTTCGCCGACCTACACTGCAACGTCTTAGAAGCTCACGCCTGGAGCCACAACGCTCGTTTAGCCTGCATCGCCTATGTCTCGGACGACAGCACTCACGCTCCCATCGACGACCCCAGCCGCTTAGCTTCCATCGAGGACCACCTCAGTACCGTGATCCGCGCCACAGCGGATCCCGCGTCCAACTCGACGCACGTGGGGCACAAGGAGAACGAGACTGATAGGTTTCTTGCTGGACAAGGCAAAGGATGTATGAACTCCAACGTGGAGAGGCGGCTGCATCAGCTGATGCTCTCCGTGAGAGACTTCGACGAGCCGTTCTGTGGTGGCGGTGGTGCTTCGTCGCTGTCGCTGTTTTCGTCTAAGGTGGAGTATTGCGAGAGGAAGACGACAAGTGTTTCTATTGGGAGCTGCGAAGATAGAGGGTATTCGATAGTGACGGTGAAGTCTAAAGATCGGAGGAGACTCATGTTTGATACGATATGTACTTTGATTGATATGCAGTACGTTATCTTCCACGCTGCTCTCCGGTCTGATGGAGCTGATGCTTTTCAG GAGTACTTCATAAGACACGTAGATGGACGTGCGCTGAACACTGAAGGAGAGAAGGAGCGTGTGATTAAATGCCTTGAAGCTGCTATAGAGCGTCGTGTTTGCGAG GGGGTGAAGTTGGAGCTATGCGCAGAGAATAGAGTAGGCTTGCTTTCCGACATATCTCGTGTGCTTCGTGAGAATGGTTTGACTGTTGTTCGTGCAGACGTGGAGACGCAGGGACAGAAGTCGCTCAACGCTTTTTACGTTAGAGACATTTCCGGGAACAAGATTGATATGGAGTTTGTGGAGTCAGTGAAGAAAGAGATGAGACCTATCCACCTGGAGGTTAAGAATGAAGACAGACCAGAAGACAGACGTGAACAGCTAGCCTTGGCTGCACCTCAACAGCAACCACAAGTACACCGTTTCTCGCTCGGTGAGATCCTAAGGTCGCAGATAGAGCGGCTTTCACACAACTTCGTACCAACCAAATGA